The Haloplanus sp. CK5-1 genome segment CGTGACGCCCGGACAGATCTCGGTCTCCCCCTCGATGGGCGTCACGTCGACTGTCAGCCACGGCGGCGTCCGCCCCAGCGACTTGGCGTCGTACCGCTCGGCGTGCATCGGATAGGGTGCGATGGCGTACTCCAGTTCCCGGCGTCCGACGTAGACGTCGGTGTCCGCGTCGAAGCGATCCAGGTTGTAACAGTGGTCCCAGTCGAGGTGGCTGAGGACGACGGCGTCGACGTCGCCCGCGTCGTACCCCTCGGCCGCGAGGACGGCGTCGAGGGACTGTCCCGGTTCGCGGTGACAGTCGTAGGACGGGTGGTAGTCGGCCATCAGGTCCAGGGGACCAAAGCCCGTGTCGATCAGCACCGTCTCCTCGGCCTCGACGAGGAAGACCGTCGACGGCGCTTCGACGACCCCGGCGCGACCCGCGACCAGTACGCTCGCGTCCACGACGAACGAACCACAACAGCGTGGCGTGACCGTCGGCGTCATGTGTGTCGGTCGCCCGGCGGACGGATAAACGTGCGCGACGCTCGAACTGTTGTTACGAATAGGGTGAAAAGCGACGACACCTTCCCTCGCCGGCCCGAAGACGTGGTATGGAGTACGATATCGCCTCGGACGAATCCGTGAGTACGGCCGTGGTCCGCGCCGTCAGCGCGGCCCGCGGCCGCGAGCAGTGTACCCTCCCCCCGCTCTCCGACGTCCTCGATCCGGACGCGCTGAACGCCCTGTTCGCCGACAGAGCGGACGGTACGGGCAGGGCTGGCGGACACCTCGATTTCGTCTACGCCGCCTGCCGCGTGACGGTCGACAACGGCGAGTACCTCACCCTCGATCCGATCGGGGCCGCCTTCGACCCCGACCGGGTCAGCGGCTAATCACTGCTTGGGGTCGCGGGCGGTCACCAGCCCCTGTGACATGAGCCGTCGAGCGACCACGACCAGCCCGTTCCCGAACCCCTCGCCGAAGATGGCCTGTTCCACTTTCGTCTCCGGCATGATCGAACTGACGAGGATCGCCGACCGGTCGACGAGGAGGAGGCGACCGATCGCCGTCTCGTCGCCGTCGGTGCCCCGGAGCCAATCCAGTCCCGAGAGGAACGTCGTGGCGCGGGGCACGGCCTCGTGGATCCGCTCTTCGATGGACTCGGTCAGCGCACCGATGACCAGTTCGACTCCGGTGTCGAGGTCGTTGAGCGTCCCGACGAGGTCGTCGCTCAGTAGCGACTCGTCGCCGATGACGAGGACCACCTCTCCGGTCGCGTCCTCGACGAGTTCCTCCGTCCGGTTCTCGATGCCCTCCCGTCCGGACAGCGCCCACACTTGCTGGGCGGTGGAGTCGTCGCTCGTCTCGACGGTCCCGACGGTGTCGAGGGCGGTGTGGAGGCGTTCGACCCGGTCCTCGTACCGGTCCCGGAGCGTCTGGGCCGCCTCCTCCAGCGGGACGGCCCGGAACTGCTGTGGGCTGGAGTGTTGGATCTCAACCAACCCCTGGGCCTCCAACACCCGAATGGCGTCGTACACCCGCGTCCGCGGTACCTCGGTCAATTCGCTCAACCGCTTCGCCGTCCCCGTATCCAACCGCGAGAGGCCGACGAAACAGCGCGCCTCGTACTCCTTCAGGCCGAGTTGTTGGAGGACCTCGATCGCTTCCTCCACTTGTTCACTGGTAGTCATGTGTGTCCCAACCCCCCGGGGAGTTCCCGGGACTTCTTGCACGGTTCGCTCCCTGCACAGATAGGTATTGTCACTCTAACGGTGACGATTATCCCCGAGAATCGGACGACTCGCCGATAGCGCGCCGAAAGGGAGTCCCAATCCGACGCTCGTGGGATTGTTGTGACACACCGAGGGACAGTAGTCGAATCGGCGGCGTAGCCGTCCCGCCGTCCGTCACTCGCGTCGCCGTCGAACGTAACCCGTTTAATCACAAAAGGTCTATAGGGCCCCGGTCCGACCGTCTACGCGGCGCGCAGTCGAATGCTGTGTCCCAACCACACCTTTGCTGTGTGCCCCCGGCCACCCCGCGTGGCCGGGTTCGGAGGCACCCCATGGGCTCTGATCCAACCGAGAACCCCCGCTCCGCCGCCGTCGAGCAACTCGAACGGTTCGGACTGAGTTCCTACGCCGCCCGGACGTACGTCGCCCTCGCCGGTCTCGGGACGGGCACCGCACGGGACGTGAGTCGAGTCTCCGATGTCCCCCGGACGCGCGTGTACGACGCCGTCGACGAACTCCACGACCGTGGGTTGGTCGACGTCCAACAGTCCTCCCCCAAGCGGTTCTGGGCCACGTCCGCCGAGACGACCAGTCGGACGTTCGAACGCGAGTTCCGGCGGCGCACGGACGACCTGCGGACGGCCCTGACCGAACTCGAATCCACCGAGCGACGCGACGAACAGCGGGGCGTCTGGACGGTCGAGGGACGGGAGGCCGTCGCGGACCGACTGCGCGGCCTCCTCGCCGAGGCCGAAGAGGAAATCGTCTACATGACCGTCATGGACCTCCTCACCGACGACCTGATCGACGAACTCCACGCGGCGGCGGAACGCGGCGTCTCCATCGAACTCGCTGGACTCTCCGAGGACGTGCGAGAGCGGATCGAAACGGAGGTGCCCGAGGCGACGACGTTCGAGTCGCTGTGGATCTGGTCGGACACCGCGGCCGGGCGACTCGCCATGGTCGACGGCCGGCAGACGCTCGTGAGCGTCTTCGTCGACGACGACGGCCTGGCCGGAAACGGCGGGCAGTCCGAAACCGCCATCTGGGGCGAGGGGGAGACGAACAGCCTCGTCGTCGTGTTGCGGGCGCTGTTCACCTGGCGACTCGACGGCGTGGACCCGTCCGAACGTTGATCAGCGTGGCCGCCGTCCTAGCACTATGACGGACCGTTCGGACGAACGACAACTCGTGCTGGAGGTACAATCACAACTGCCGTCGTGGACGGACGACGCTCGGACGGCGGCCTACGCCGATCTGTTCGAGGGCGACGACCCGCTTCTCACCGACGAGGACCTTCGACTCTTGGACGCCGTGGACTCGGCGATGGAGCGCAACGGCGGCGACGGCGTCTGGGGCACCGACCGGTACGGCGTCCACACGGGGTCGCCCACGGACGGATCGCTCGACATCGTCTGTGTCTACCACCCCCGGATCGCCAGCGACTCGGTTCTCCGGGACGTCGACGCCCTCGACGACGAGACGGAGCGACGGATCGACGAGGCACTCTGGCGCTACAGCGAACGCGTCGCGACGCTCCTCGGGGAGAAACTCGACGACTACCTCGGGGGGTAGGGCGGTCTCGATCCGAACGGGACCCGCGCTCGAAGGGCAGTGATATTTCAATCGCCGGTGCGGAGGGGCGACCGAGATGTACCTCGTGATCGTCGGCGCGGGCGACATCGGCACACCGCTCATCGACATCGCGACCAACGGTGGGAACGAAGTCGTCGTCATCGAACGCGACGAGGCGCGCGCCGAACGGGCGTCGAGGGGGTACGATTGCCTGGTGATCAACGCCGACGCCACGACCAAGGAAACGCTACAGGACGCCGGCGCGGAGCGAGCCGACGCGCTCATCTCCACGACGGATCAGGACGCCACGAACGTCATGGTCTGTCTGCTGGCACAGGAACTGGACGTGCCCGAAATCGTCTCCGTCGTCCACAACCCCGAACACATGAGCCTGTTCCGACAGATCGGCGTCAACACGATGCAGAACCCACAGCATCTGATCGCCGAGTACCTCTACCGGGCGGTCGAGCGTCCGTCCATCGTCGACTTCATGCGCATTGGCGAACAGGCGGAGGTGTTCGAGATCACCGTCGCGAACGACGCACCCATCAGGGGCAAGACGCTCCGCGAAGCCAACGAGGCGGGACTCATCGGCGGCCAGACCCTGATCGTCGCCGTCGAACGCGACGGCGAGACCGATCCGATCACGCCCCGCGGGGACACCCGCATCGAGGCGGGGGATCTGCTCACGGTCTACTCCGGCAAGGGTGCGACCGCCGACGTAACGGATATTTTCGGTCACACCGAGGAACACGACTGACATGGTCCCGCGTCGCGACGGTCGGCTCTCGACGGATCTGCGGATCATCGCGCGGGACGTCGGCTCGCTCCTGTTGATGGAGGCCGGCCTGATGGCCGTCACGGCGGTCGTCGCCCTCGTGTTCCGGGAGTTCCACGCCGCCCTGGGTTGTCTCCTCGCCGGTGGCGTGACCGCCGCCGTCGGCGCCCTCGCCAACCGAGGGGTCGGGGACGTCC includes the following:
- a CDS encoding N-acyl homoserine lactonase family protein encodes the protein MTPTVTPRCCGSFVVDASVLVAGRAGVVEAPSTVFLVEAEETVLIDTGFGPLDLMADYHPSYDCHREPGQSLDAVLAAEGYDAGDVDAVVLSHLDWDHCYNLDRFDADTDVYVGRRELEYAIAPYPMHAERYDAKSLGRTPPWLTVDVTPIEGETEICPGVTAFPTPGHTVGHQSVAVETGGETTVVAVDAVPTFENAPDGDGDGLVRGLAMNDFEWWTSATEVLERADRLLPGHEWGILDADPAGLCEE
- a CDS encoding HalOD1 output domain-containing protein; this encodes MEYDIASDESVSTAVVRAVSAARGREQCTLPPLSDVLDPDALNALFADRADGTGRAGGHLDFVYAACRVTVDNGEYLTLDPIGAAFDPDRVSG
- a CDS encoding TrmB family transcriptional regulator; the protein is MTTSEQVEEAIEVLQQLGLKEYEARCFVGLSRLDTGTAKRLSELTEVPRTRVYDAIRVLEAQGLVEIQHSSPQQFRAVPLEEAAQTLRDRYEDRVERLHTALDTVGTVETSDDSTAQQVWALSGREGIENRTEELVEDATGEVVLVIGDESLLSDDLVGTLNDLDTGVELVIGALTESIEERIHEAVPRATTFLSGLDWLRGTDGDETAIGRLLLVDRSAILVSSIMPETKVEQAIFGEGFGNGLVVVARRLMSQGLVTARDPKQ
- a CDS encoding TrmB family transcriptional regulator encodes the protein MGSDPTENPRSAAVEQLERFGLSSYAARTYVALAGLGTGTARDVSRVSDVPRTRVYDAVDELHDRGLVDVQQSSPKRFWATSAETTSRTFEREFRRRTDDLRTALTELESTERRDEQRGVWTVEGREAVADRLRGLLAEAEEEIVYMTVMDLLTDDLIDELHAAAERGVSIELAGLSEDVRERIETEVPEATTFESLWIWSDTAAGRLAMVDGRQTLVSVFVDDDGLAGNGGQSETAIWGEGETNSLVVVLRALFTWRLDGVDPSER
- a CDS encoding DUF7539 family protein; the protein is MTDRSDERQLVLEVQSQLPSWTDDARTAAYADLFEGDDPLLTDEDLRLLDAVDSAMERNGGDGVWGTDRYGVHTGSPTDGSLDIVCVYHPRIASDSVLRDVDALDDETERRIDEALWRYSERVATLLGEKLDDYLGG
- a CDS encoding TrkA family potassium uptake protein, whose translation is MYLVIVGAGDIGTPLIDIATNGGNEVVVIERDEARAERASRGYDCLVINADATTKETLQDAGAERADALISTTDQDATNVMVCLLAQELDVPEIVSVVHNPEHMSLFRQIGVNTMQNPQHLIAEYLYRAVERPSIVDFMRIGEQAEVFEITVANDAPIRGKTLREANEAGLIGGQTLIVAVERDGETDPITPRGDTRIEAGDLLTVYSGKGATADVTDIFGHTEEHD